The DNA region TCCACGGTCCCGCCCTCGCCGTAGTAGCCGACGTTCGAGACAGTGCCGCCGGGCTTGGTGACCGCCACGCAGTCGGCCAGCGTCTCCTCGCTCCCGAGCGCCTCGATTGCGGCGTCTACCCCTTCGCCGTCGGTCAGTTCGTGAATTCGCTCGACCGGGTCTACCGCCTCGAAATCGACTATTTCATCCGCGCCGTACTCGCGGGCCAACTCCTGTCGTTCGGGGACACTCTCGACGGCAATGACCCGTCCTGCACCTTGCAGTCGCGCGCCTTTCGTCGCCATTAGACCGACCGGTCCCTGCGCGAAGACCGCCACCGTCCCGCCCATCGGGATTGCGGCGTTCTCGGCTCCCGCAAAGCCGGTACTCAGCATGTCGCAGACGTAGACGGCCTCCTCGTCTGTCACGCCGTCGGGAATGTGGGCCAGATTCGCGTCGGCCTCGTTGACGTGGGCGTACTCGGCAAACACGCCGTCTTTCTCGTTTGCAAACTTCCAGCCGCCGAGTTGCCCGCCGGACTGGGACGGGTGGCCGTCTTGGGCGGCCGCCGA from Halorussus pelagicus includes:
- a CDS encoding NAD(P)-dependent alcohol dehydrogenase; translation: MQAFVMNGVGETRMTEKERPQPGPNDAILKPTVALICTSDVHTVHGAIGERENLTLGHEAVGVVDEVGSEVERFSEGDRAVVGAITPEWGSAAAQDGHPSQSGGQLGGWKFANEKDGVFAEYAHVNEADANLAHIPDGVTDEEAVYVCDMLSTGFAGAENAAIPMGGTVAVFAQGPVGLMATKGARLQGAGRVIAVESVPERQELAREYGADEIVDFEAVDPVERIHELTDGEGVDAAIEALGSEETLADCVAVTKPGGTVSNVGYYGEGGTVDIPREAWGVGMAEKDIVTDLCPGGSVRLGRLLRLIEAGRVDPTKMTTHEFDFENIEEAFELMASKEDGVIKPLVRF